The following nucleotide sequence is from Kineobactrum salinum.
TCGACCCCACCCTGGACATAGACAGCCCGATGCTGGGGCGGCCTCTGCCCAAATCCCTGTCAGAGCGGGATGTGGACCGGCTGCTGCAGGCTCCCGATACCGATATAGCGCTCGAGTTCCGCGACCGCACCATGCTGGAGCTGCTCTATGCCTGTGGCCTGCGGGTCTCGGAGTTGACCGGCCTGCAGCTCACGCAGCTGAGCGTCAACCAGGGCGTGGTCAGGGTGTTCGGCAAGGGGGGCAAGGAGCGGCTGGTGCCGATGGGAGAAGAAGCCCTGAGCTGGCTGCAGCGCTACCTCGCGGGCCCGCGGTCGGAGCTGCTGAAGGGCCTGCCCAGTGATGTCCTGTTCCCCAGTCGTCGCGGGACACAGATGACTCGCCAGACCTTCTGGTATCGTATTAAAATCTATGCCCGCCGTGCCCAGATACGCAGCGCGCTGTCTCCGCACACCTTGCGGCACGCGTTTGCGACCCATTTGCTCAATCACGGTGCTGATTTGCGCGTGGTGCAGATGTTGCTGGGACACAGCGACCTGACCACCACGCAAATCTATACCCATGTGGCGAAACAGCGCATGTTGGAGCTGCACGCACAGCATCACCCCCGGGGCTGAGGAACTTAGCTCCGGGCCCAGGCTCCAACAACACAAGGCGCGCAGCCATCAAGGGCTGCGGGTCCCGGCCCCAGTAACCAGAGGACAGTCCATGACACATCGAGTATTCACCGCCCTGTTGCCACTGCTGGCCCCGCTGTTGGCAGTATCGGCCGCAGCCGGCGAGCCGGCGCCGGGGGAGGTGGTCGATACCCTGCGCAAGAAACTCGAAGTGCCCTCGGCGGGGCTCACCGTGGGCACGGTGGAAGCCAGTGAGATGCCCGGCATGTACGCTGTGCAGTTCAAGGAGGGGCCACTGGTCTATGCCACGGCCGATGGCGAATACTTCATTGTCGGCGACCTGTTTACGGTCGGACCGGCCGGTTATGTCAACCTGGCCGAAAAGCGCCGCGATACCCAGCGTACCGAGCAACTGGAAGGACTCGCCACAGCCGACATGATCGTATTTCCCGCACAGGACAAGCGCCGCACCCACATTACAGTATTCACCGATGTCACCTGTTTTTATTGCCAGAAGCTGCACCGGGAAGTACCCGAGCTGAACAAACACGGCGTGGAGGTGCGCTATGTCGCCTATCCTCGGGCTGGCCTGGGGACGGAAGGGTACCGCAAGCTGGCCACGGCGTGGTGCGCCGAGGATCGCCCCACCACCCTGACCCGGTTGAAAAGCGGCGAAGCCGTGCCCGAGAGTGTCTGCAAGGACAACCCGATAGCGAGCCAGTATGAGTTGGGCAAGAACATGGGGGTTCGCGGCACGCCGGCCATCATAACCAGCAGCGGTCAAATGATCCCCGGCTACCAGTCCGCAGAGGAATTGATGCGCACTCTGGACCTCGAATAATCACGTGCATTCCAGCCGGTGCCGCCGCTGTCCGTTGACAGTGGCGGACGGACTCAGTACTGTTTGCCACC
It contains:
- the xerD gene encoding site-specific tyrosine recombinase XerD; translated protein: MSSLLPEHPDVEHYIDSLWIEKGLADNTLDAYRRDLSQYHQWLGQRDRTLMQADRSDLQAYLGQRMRQGQSPRSSARFMSCVRGFYRFLLREGRLQIDPTLDIDSPMLGRPLPKSLSERDVDRLLQAPDTDIALEFRDRTMLELLYACGLRVSELTGLQLTQLSVNQGVVRVFGKGGKERLVPMGEEALSWLQRYLAGPRSELLKGLPSDVLFPSRRGTQMTRQTFWYRIKIYARRAQIRSALSPHTLRHAFATHLLNHGADLRVVQMLLGHSDLTTTQIYTHVAKQRMLELHAQHHPRG
- a CDS encoding DsbC family protein; the encoded protein is MTHRVFTALLPLLAPLLAVSAAAGEPAPGEVVDTLRKKLEVPSAGLTVGTVEASEMPGMYAVQFKEGPLVYATADGEYFIVGDLFTVGPAGYVNLAEKRRDTQRTEQLEGLATADMIVFPAQDKRRTHITVFTDVTCFYCQKLHREVPELNKHGVEVRYVAYPRAGLGTEGYRKLATAWCAEDRPTTLTRLKSGEAVPESVCKDNPIASQYELGKNMGVRGTPAIITSSGQMIPGYQSAEELMRTLDLE